A single Halogeometricum rufum DNA region contains:
- a CDS encoding glycoside hydrolase family 15 protein, producing the protein MSYEEYVVRQPSDKDAIVSAPLGEGMEVLATVNQYAQVDDRGWNGALVEETSAFRLDIEQFYDMHTLLWDEACGQTLDVRNDAVESSVDYESSRVPEVHLYNAFEFDDGTTATLDQDVLVTPDTAALFVQNRARFSAPSNRTIFTLFGLGIHDGTGSDDVDEAYVVHDHGYDFVVAHDSGRYLAIAQRRPSTGRTTFDGHRVGRQGVTTGADKSAWQDIYEENEGRITENDRLEGKVDAGFGLSVGDDTDVRWVTAIGFGHSEQSAIEHALTSMWNGYHAERSTFAAVWESWHENNAQSPVDDAYATAMYEMSLTSMKCAQDRRGGIIAGAFKPKEFAYRFVWPRDLVADIQAFLSAGAVVEALEALDWLSHAQITDDVTDRRGIERRGTWWQNYYGNLDPHWVELQLDQVGGPIYAHWLCWRQTGDDSVLDAYYRTSRLAADFLLGWGEEFPRKHQDPWEEVWGHSTEGSAAAIAGLRSMAELAEAAGDEEYAARCRDRASAWASNFEAHCFKRDALLGDHYVTADDPETTESPAADRRPDAAAFMAYWPWNVVDADSEAMRSTVSHADDARWRASRNPCVGRYPGDDYTPTGRDEDGGWPLCEAYADVVRWQSGVDEDAVADYVFDDSRAWRTAAGLLPERVDGDGRVRWNSNLQWSQAMYVLLAESHARGKPFGFAPGE; encoded by the coding sequence ATGTCGTACGAGGAGTACGTGGTCCGGCAACCCAGCGACAAGGACGCCATCGTCAGCGCCCCCCTCGGCGAGGGGATGGAGGTGCTCGCGACGGTCAACCAGTACGCGCAAGTAGACGACCGAGGGTGGAACGGCGCGCTGGTCGAGGAGACGTCGGCGTTCAGACTCGACATCGAGCAGTTCTACGACATGCACACGCTGTTGTGGGACGAGGCCTGCGGGCAGACGCTGGACGTCCGCAACGACGCCGTCGAGAGCAGTGTCGACTACGAGTCGAGCCGCGTCCCCGAAGTCCACCTCTACAACGCCTTCGAGTTCGACGACGGGACGACGGCGACGCTGGACCAGGACGTTCTCGTCACTCCCGACACCGCCGCGCTGTTCGTCCAGAACCGCGCGCGGTTCTCCGCGCCGTCGAACCGGACGATATTCACGCTGTTCGGACTGGGGATTCACGACGGGACGGGGTCAGACGACGTCGACGAAGCGTACGTCGTCCACGACCACGGCTACGACTTCGTCGTCGCCCACGACTCCGGTCGGTACCTTGCCATCGCACAGCGTCGGCCCTCGACGGGTCGGACCACGTTCGACGGCCACCGGGTCGGCAGACAGGGAGTGACCACGGGGGCCGACAAGAGCGCGTGGCAGGACATCTACGAGGAGAACGAGGGGCGGATAACGGAGAACGACCGACTGGAGGGAAAGGTCGACGCCGGGTTCGGCCTCTCCGTCGGCGACGACACGGACGTGCGCTGGGTGACCGCCATCGGGTTCGGTCACAGCGAGCAGAGCGCAATCGAGCACGCGTTGACGAGCATGTGGAACGGCTACCACGCGGAACGGTCCACGTTCGCCGCCGTCTGGGAGAGTTGGCACGAGAACAACGCGCAGAGTCCCGTCGACGACGCCTACGCGACGGCGATGTACGAGATGTCGCTGACGAGCATGAAGTGCGCGCAGGACCGGCGCGGCGGCATCATCGCCGGCGCGTTCAAGCCGAAGGAGTTCGCCTACCGGTTCGTCTGGCCGCGCGACCTCGTCGCCGACATCCAGGCGTTCCTCTCGGCCGGGGCCGTCGTCGAGGCCCTCGAAGCGCTCGATTGGCTCTCGCACGCGCAGATAACCGACGACGTGACCGACAGGCGCGGCATCGAGCGCCGGGGGACGTGGTGGCAGAACTACTACGGCAACCTCGACCCTCACTGGGTCGAACTGCAACTCGACCAGGTCGGCGGGCCGATATACGCGCACTGGCTCTGCTGGCGGCAGACGGGCGACGACTCCGTCCTCGACGCGTACTATCGGACGAGTCGCCTCGCCGCCGACTTCCTCCTCGGGTGGGGCGAGGAGTTCCCCCGCAAGCACCAGGACCCGTGGGAGGAAGTGTGGGGCCACTCCACGGAGGGGAGCGCGGCGGCCATCGCCGGACTGCGGTCGATGGCCGAGTTGGCCGAGGCGGCGGGCGACGAAGAGTACGCCGCACGCTGTCGCGACAGAGCGTCCGCGTGGGCGTCGAACTTCGAGGCGCACTGTTTCAAACGGGACGCGCTCCTGGGCGACCACTACGTCACCGCCGACGACCCGGAGACGACCGAGTCCCCGGCCGCCGACCGACGCCCCGACGCGGCGGCGTTCATGGCGTACTGGCCGTGGAACGTCGTCGACGCCGACAGCGAGGCGATGCGGTCGACCGTCTCGCACGCGGACGACGCACGGTGGCGTGCCAGCCGGAACCCCTGCGTCGGACGCTACCCCGGCGACGACTACACGCCGACGGGGAGGGACGAGGACGGCGGGTGGCCGCTCTGCGAGGCGTACGCTGACGTGGTCCGCTGGCAGTCGGGCGTGGACGAGGACGCCGTCGCCGACTACGTGTTCGACGACAGTCGGGCGTGGCGGACCGCCGCCGGGTTGCTCCCCGAACGCGTCGACGGCGACGGCAGGGTGCGCTGGAACTCGAACCTCCAGTGGAGTCAGGCGATGTACGTCCTCCTCGCCGAGAGTCACGCGCGTGGGAAGCCGTTCGGGTTCGCGCCGGGGGAGTGA
- a CDS encoding ATP-grasp domain-containing protein: MSPTGNPPRIGITCPDDHPVFSVVGERLRERGHRVTNYDPNASIAPDELERLALFVTKQTRPASVRALLAAERLGVPTWNSATGVVACVSRFSQLCLLSGVGFAVPTASRTRPDGDYVAKALYHWDMSPEVNGEGDVYEELLSADPVDYKYYVVHDGSTYRTVVLRVTSKLWGQKRVLGAVDPVPDHADRITSLMDRLDMRAIGVDLIRTDDRWYAVDLNPCPSFVRTGLEGALVDSIESALPE; this comes from the coding sequence GTGTCGCCGACCGGTAACCCCCCGCGAATCGGCATCACTTGCCCGGACGACCACCCGGTGTTCTCGGTGGTCGGCGAACGCCTGCGGGAGCGGGGACACCGCGTCACCAACTACGACCCGAACGCGTCGATAGCCCCCGACGAACTCGAACGACTCGCGCTGTTCGTCACCAAGCAGACGCGTCCGGCGTCGGTCCGCGCGCTCCTCGCGGCCGAACGACTCGGCGTCCCGACGTGGAACAGCGCCACCGGCGTCGTCGCCTGCGTCTCGCGGTTCTCGCAGCTGTGCCTCCTCTCGGGCGTCGGCTTCGCCGTCCCGACAGCGTCGCGGACGAGGCCCGACGGCGACTACGTCGCCAAGGCGCTCTACCACTGGGACATGTCCCCCGAGGTGAACGGCGAGGGCGACGTGTACGAGGAACTCCTCTCCGCGGACCCGGTCGACTACAAGTACTACGTCGTCCACGACGGGTCGACGTACCGCACGGTGGTGCTGCGCGTCACCTCGAAGCTGTGGGGGCAAAAGCGCGTCCTCGGGGCGGTCGACCCGGTGCCCGACCACGCGGACCGAATCACCTCGCTCATGGACCGACTCGACATGCGCGCCATCGGCGTCGACCTGATTCGGACGGACGACCGCTGGTACGCCGTCGACCTCAACCCGTGCCCGAGTTTCGTCCGGACGGGCCTCGAAGGCGCTCTCGTCGACTCCATCGAGTCCGCCCTCCCCGAGTGA
- a CDS encoding sugar phosphate isomerase/epimerase family protein, translating to MRFGASLDLRFTESVTEFVEFLVDLGLDHVELRQGYLDVDPEAPSPRELAELADSTGVTYTFHAPFRAANLGNLNEPLRRAAAEGVRRTLDAAVAAGAGAVVVHGGSVPRRYPDHVRRHSRRQAVRSLRECARHADDVGMPLCIENQRRKAAHLRNTETPARLASFLDEIDVDSDYLGVTLDVGHAKVTGVAVEEFVEAFGDRIRVVHLHDNDGSGDHHDPLPEYERVAERIGAEYNVLEMKSLADVERCVAG from the coding sequence GTGCGGTTCGGGGCGTCGCTCGACCTTCGATTCACCGAGTCGGTCACCGAGTTCGTCGAGTTTCTCGTGGACCTCGGCCTCGACCACGTCGAACTGCGGCAGGGCTACCTCGACGTCGACCCCGAGGCGCCCTCGCCGCGGGAACTCGCGGAACTCGCCGACTCGACGGGCGTCACGTACACGTTCCACGCGCCGTTCCGCGCCGCGAACCTCGGGAACCTCAACGAACCGCTCCGCCGCGCGGCCGCCGAGGGCGTCAGGCGAACCCTCGACGCGGCCGTCGCCGCGGGGGCCGGCGCCGTCGTCGTCCACGGCGGGTCCGTCCCGCGGCGCTACCCGGACCACGTCCGCCGACACTCCCGGCGGCAGGCCGTCCGGTCGCTCCGCGAGTGCGCGCGCCACGCCGACGACGTCGGGATGCCCCTCTGCATCGAGAACCAGCGCCGGAAGGCGGCGCACCTGCGGAACACGGAGACGCCGGCGCGACTGGCGTCCTTCCTCGACGAGATAGACGTCGACTCGGACTACCTGGGCGTGACGCTCGACGTCGGCCATGCGAAGGTGACGGGCGTCGCCGTCGAGGAGTTCGTCGAGGCGTTCGGCGACCGGATTCGCGTCGTCCACCTGCACGACAACGACGGCTCCGGCGACCACCACGACCCCCTCCCCGAGTACGAACGGGTCGCAGAGCGCATCGGCGCCGAGTACAACGTGCTCGAGATGAAGTCGCTCGCCGACGTCGAGCGATGCGTCGCGGGGTGA
- the tenA gene encoding thiaminase II, which yields MTFTDELAPVADPVWDAILDHPMVRQLGDGSLDTEPFEYWVKQDYVYLVDYARVFAYGAATAPDLETMGTFADLLDSTIDTEMDLHRAYAAEFGITESELEATTASPTTRAYTDFLVRVAATGTFGDLVAVLLPCMWGFNETGLRLAADGMPDDDRYAEWIRTYSGEEFTELTTWCKELMDEVAAGAGEEARDRFRDLFYTSARYEYRFWDAAWRQEDWEL from the coding sequence ATGACGTTCACCGACGAACTCGCGCCCGTGGCCGACCCCGTGTGGGACGCCATCCTCGACCACCCGATGGTCCGGCAGTTGGGCGACGGGAGCCTCGACACAGAACCGTTCGAGTACTGGGTCAAGCAGGACTACGTCTACCTCGTGGACTACGCTCGGGTGTTCGCCTACGGCGCGGCGACGGCGCCGGACCTGGAGACGATGGGGACGTTCGCGGACCTGTTGGACTCGACTATCGACACCGAGATGGACCTCCACCGCGCGTACGCCGCGGAGTTCGGCATCACCGAGTCGGAGTTGGAGGCGACGACGGCGTCGCCGACGACGCGGGCCTACACGGACTTCCTCGTCCGCGTCGCCGCGACGGGGACGTTCGGTGACCTCGTGGCCGTCCTCCTCCCGTGCATGTGGGGGTTCAACGAGACGGGTCTGCGACTGGCCGCGGACGGGATGCCGGACGACGACCGGTACGCCGAGTGGATACGGACGTACTCGGGCGAGGAGTTCACCGAACTGACGACCTGGTGCAAGGAGTTGATGGACGAGGTGGCCGCCGGCGCGGGCGAGGAGGCGAGAGACCGCTTCCGCGACCTGTTCTACACCTCCGCCCGGTACGAGTACAGGTTCTGGGACGCCGCGTGGCGGCAGGAGGACTGGGAGCTATGA
- a CDS encoding TenA family protein, whose protein sequence is MTGDDASRDESASSGDAPSSNGGPADESDAPAPVPETFEAYAETVEAPRFTDWLRERAEPDWSAATTHPFTRELGRDELDDDAFRRYLVQDYAFLETLVGLVGHSVGDAPTMASKARLADFLGTLTAEENDYFERSFDALGVPPETYEDPERTPVTLAMEDLLERAAREGGYAETLAVLVPAEWMYREWATAVADASPSRFYLDEWIRLHAVEEFRTFVGWIREELDREGAAASPRRRRRLDRLFRRTASLEVAFFDAAYEPGDARPTGETDDSSEGERRW, encoded by the coding sequence ATGACCGGCGACGACGCCTCCCGCGACGAGAGCGCGTCGTCGGGCGACGCTCCGTCGTCGAACGGCGGCCCGGCCGACGAGAGCGACGCCCCCGCCCCGGTTCCGGAGACGTTCGAGGCGTACGCCGAGACGGTCGAAGCGCCTCGGTTCACCGACTGGCTCCGCGAACGCGCCGAACCCGACTGGTCGGCGGCGACGACGCATCCGTTCACGCGCGAACTGGGCCGAGACGAACTCGACGACGACGCGTTCCGGCGCTATCTCGTGCAGGACTACGCCTTTCTGGAGACGCTGGTCGGACTCGTCGGCCACTCCGTCGGCGACGCGCCGACGATGGCCTCGAAGGCGCGACTCGCCGACTTCCTCGGGACGCTGACGGCCGAGGAGAACGACTACTTCGAGCGCTCGTTCGACGCCTTGGGCGTCCCGCCGGAGACGTACGAGGACCCCGAGCGGACGCCCGTCACGCTGGCGATGGAGGACCTGCTCGAACGCGCGGCGCGAGAGGGCGGGTACGCCGAGACGCTGGCCGTCCTCGTCCCCGCCGAGTGGATGTATCGGGAGTGGGCGACGGCCGTCGCCGACGCGTCGCCGTCGCGGTTCTACCTCGACGAGTGGATACGACTGCACGCCGTCGAGGAGTTCCGGACGTTCGTGGGGTGGATTCGCGAGGAACTGGACCGCGAGGGCGCCGCCGCGTCGCCCCGCCGCAGGCGGCGTCTCGACCGCCTGTTCCGGCGGACGGCGTCGCTGGAAGTCGCGTTCTTCGACGCGGCGTACGAACCCGGCGACGCGAGACCGACCGGGGAGACGGACGACTCGTCGGAGGGTGAGCGCCGATGGTGA
- a CDS encoding sodium:solute symporter family transporter, which translates to MVSSGVALALTVATLAVFTGLGVWFSRGKVGSVEDLITARNETGEGQLSATLVASVMGVWILLSAPEAGALYGIAAVVGYGVGEAVPMLAYSRLGPRIRALIPEGHSLTEYAYARYGGAMYAFVIVVSVLYMFVFLAAELTGISLALNYVAGVPQWQTALLVGGFVLLYTGYGGLRASIFTDTVQTVVILPLLVLSVGAVVLTLGGTGAIHEGVVAANPTLLDPGFVPGLRFGVALVFAVLGAELVNQTWWQRIYAATDSGVVERGFRTATVANGLVLVLATLLGIVAVGGADVVMRLGSADYNAGIAFFVLLDGTFADPLVLVVLLLAVALVMSTADTLFNALSSLVTADLPRLLSDPDDRTLRLGARAVTVVVAVGAVAVSLRAQSVLRLFFVADLLGAAVGFPLVYGLFTGRLTGGGALASSLGGLAAGSAFFPFPFGLHGAADSLLGGALPAPDPTYLLPFAGAFLVSTVLALTAARLSSDEFDLSRLSGEIRRLDEPVADGGRVGGGGRAGGSGRVGDGRGESEAADAEEVRD; encoded by the coding sequence ATGGTGAGTTCGGGGGTCGCACTCGCGCTCACCGTCGCCACGCTCGCCGTCTTCACCGGTCTGGGCGTCTGGTTCTCGCGGGGGAAGGTCGGCTCCGTGGAGGACCTCATCACCGCCCGGAACGAGACGGGCGAGGGGCAGTTGAGCGCGACGCTCGTCGCCTCGGTGATGGGCGTGTGGATACTCCTCTCGGCACCCGAGGCCGGCGCGCTGTACGGCATCGCGGCCGTCGTCGGCTACGGCGTCGGCGAGGCGGTTCCGATGCTCGCGTACTCGCGACTCGGCCCGCGGATTCGAGCGCTGATTCCCGAGGGGCACTCGCTGACGGAGTACGCCTACGCCCGCTACGGCGGGGCGATGTACGCGTTCGTCATCGTCGTCAGCGTCCTCTACATGTTCGTCTTCCTCGCCGCCGAGTTGACGGGTATCTCGCTGGCGCTGAACTACGTCGCCGGCGTGCCGCAGTGGCAGACGGCGCTGCTCGTCGGCGGGTTCGTCCTCCTCTACACCGGGTACGGCGGCCTCCGCGCGAGCATCTTCACCGACACCGTGCAGACGGTGGTGATACTGCCGTTGCTCGTCCTCAGCGTCGGCGCGGTGGTGCTGACGCTCGGCGGCACCGGCGCGATTCACGAGGGCGTCGTCGCGGCGAACCCGACGCTCCTGGACCCCGGGTTCGTCCCCGGACTCAGGTTCGGAGTCGCGCTCGTCTTCGCCGTCCTCGGCGCGGAACTGGTCAACCAGACGTGGTGGCAGCGCATCTACGCGGCGACCGACTCGGGCGTGGTCGAACGCGGCTTCCGCACCGCGACGGTGGCGAACGGGCTCGTCCTCGTGTTGGCGACGCTGCTCGGCATCGTCGCCGTCGGCGGCGCCGACGTGGTGATGCGACTCGGGAGCGCCGACTACAACGCCGGCATCGCCTTCTTCGTCCTGCTGGACGGGACGTTCGCCGACCCCCTCGTCCTCGTCGTCCTCCTCCTCGCCGTCGCACTCGTGATGAGCACGGCCGACACGCTGTTCAACGCGCTTTCGAGCCTCGTCACCGCGGACCTGCCGCGACTCCTCTCCGACCCGGACGACCGGACGCTCCGCCTCGGCGCGCGGGCGGTGACCGTCGTCGTCGCCGTCGGGGCCGTCGCCGTCAGCCTCCGCGCGCAGAGCGTCCTCCGACTGTTCTTCGTCGCCGACTTGCTCGGCGCCGCCGTCGGCTTCCCCCTCGTCTACGGCCTGTTCACCGGTCGACTCACCGGCGGCGGCGCGCTGGCGAGCAGTCTCGGCGGACTCGCGGCGGGAAGCGCGTTCTTCCCCTTCCCGTTCGGACTGCACGGCGCGGCGGACTCGCTCCTCGGCGGCGCGCTTCCCGCCCCGGACCCGACGTACCTGCTCCCGTTCGCGGGCGCGTTCCTCGTCTCGACGGTGCTGGCGCTGACCGCCGCCCGACTGTCGAGCGACGAGTTCGACCTGAGCCGACTCTCCGGGGAGATTCGCCGCCTCGACGAACCCGTGGCCGACGGCGGACGCGTCGGTGGTGGCGGACGTGCCGGCGGTAGCGGGCGCGTAGGCGACGGCCGCGGGGAGTCGGAGGCGGCCGACGCCGAGGAGGTGCGCGACTGA
- a CDS encoding NRAMP family divalent metal transporter: MSQQTTDLTAVSRGTVREYVDEMGPSWVAGAIAAGPATMASLITAGAGFGYSLLWVVVLSAVAGTVAQYLAMRLGLLSGDGIVSVVESNLGESWAWVLVADVVVAAGVAQLVIMKTVATVSATMTGVDARMWGVAWAVILLVGLAGRGYRLLEWAAKLLVAAVVVAFVASSLVVRVDAGAAVGGLVPTLPSGSALVAAGILGGAVHITLVTMHSYTMQARGWTESDYGLATFDVVASMLVAFGVYSVAIFLVAASVLTDPGLTTVGAAQALGPVAGESARWLFLLGLGGAAVSTLGGNTVVPPFVVADKLGWGTTVEDGRYRALLAAFALLSAPGAFVGGEVLGQLVLVLALGTVGTPFAIGVVLYLLNSEAVSRPNSTLANVAGVGILLVSGTLAANFVREQVAGGVGSLSGAVLAFAVVLGVALVALAGKFVREEAFAA, translated from the coding sequence ATGAGCCAACAAACGACCGACCTCACCGCCGTGAGTCGCGGCACGGTCAGAGAGTACGTCGACGAGATGGGGCCTTCGTGGGTGGCGGGCGCCATCGCCGCCGGGCCGGCGACGATGGCGAGTCTGATAACCGCCGGCGCGGGGTTCGGCTACTCGCTCCTGTGGGTGGTGGTGCTCTCCGCCGTCGCAGGGACGGTGGCCCAGTACCTCGCGATGCGCCTGGGTTTGCTCTCGGGCGACGGCATCGTGAGCGTCGTGGAGTCGAACCTCGGCGAGTCGTGGGCGTGGGTGCTCGTCGCCGACGTCGTCGTCGCCGCCGGCGTCGCGCAACTGGTCATCATGAAGACCGTCGCCACCGTCTCGGCGACGATGACGGGCGTCGACGCGCGGATGTGGGGCGTCGCGTGGGCCGTGATTCTCCTCGTCGGACTGGCGGGGCGGGGGTACCGGTTGCTGGAGTGGGCGGCGAAACTGCTCGTCGCCGCCGTCGTCGTCGCGTTCGTCGCCTCGTCGCTCGTGGTCCGCGTCGACGCCGGGGCGGCCGTCGGCGGACTCGTCCCGACGCTCCCGTCCGGGAGCGCTCTCGTCGCCGCGGGCATCCTCGGCGGCGCCGTCCACATCACGCTCGTCACGATGCACTCGTACACGATGCAGGCCCGCGGGTGGACGGAGTCGGACTACGGGCTGGCAACCTTCGACGTCGTCGCCTCGATGCTCGTCGCGTTCGGCGTCTACAGCGTCGCCATCTTCCTCGTCGCCGCGAGCGTCCTCACCGACCCCGGCCTGACGACTGTCGGCGCGGCGCAGGCGCTCGGCCCCGTCGCCGGCGAGAGCGCGCGGTGGTTGTTCCTCCTCGGTCTGGGCGGCGCGGCGGTGTCGACGCTCGGCGGCAACACCGTCGTCCCGCCGTTCGTCGTCGCCGACAAACTCGGCTGGGGGACGACGGTGGAGGACGGGCGCTATCGGGCGCTCCTGGCTGCGTTCGCTCTCCTGTCGGCACCCGGCGCGTTCGTCGGCGGCGAGGTGCTCGGCCAACTCGTCCTCGTCCTCGCCCTCGGGACGGTGGGCACGCCGTTCGCCATCGGCGTCGTCCTCTACCTCCTGAACTCCGAGGCGGTGTCTCGGCCGAACTCGACGCTCGCGAACGTCGCCGGCGTCGGCATCCTCCTCGTCTCGGGGACGCTGGCGGCGAACTTCGTCCGCGAACAGGTCGCCGGCGGCGTCGGGTCGCTGTCGGGCGCCGTCCTCGCGTTCGCCGTCGTCCTCGGCGTCGCTCTCGTCGCTCTCGCCGGGAAGTTCGTCCGCGAGGAGGCGTTCGCCGCCTGA
- a CDS encoding hydroxyacid-oxoacid transhydrogenase, with protein MGYERSVSAPNHELSTETVWHVTMPEIRFGRDSTDELAFQLRDLGVDDDAHGLVVTDETLVDIGHADRVTEHLEAAGLSVDVYDESEREPSVEAAERCIEYVRESAGEAGYDFYVGLGGGSCMDTAKVARAVIANGGSPLDYIAEPTGDGKALTESGDPLVLMPTTAGTGAEISPVAILSVPEKEIKEGISSNHVRADAAVLDPTLTTTLPPDLTAKTAMDALGHAIEGYTTHEYDSLLRPTDPADRPVYAGRTPLTEMFSEKAIDLLSNNVRAAVHNGDDLETRENMLQGALFGAIAGLTAGASLCHAMAYPVGNRYHTKHGETIAVLTPASTIDYNAASDPGRFADVAEMFGVDTTGMTDREAADALQSQYVQLQQDQNVLPSGLAELADITEEDVDWLARQTVETQQRLLRCNPRPVTEDDVRDIFLDALHNWED; from the coding sequence ATGGGGTACGAGCGGTCGGTCTCCGCGCCGAACCACGAACTCTCGACCGAGACGGTCTGGCACGTCACGATGCCCGAGATTCGGTTCGGCCGCGACTCGACGGACGAACTCGCGTTCCAACTCCGTGACCTCGGCGTCGACGACGACGCGCACGGACTCGTCGTCACCGACGAGACCCTCGTCGACATCGGCCACGCCGACCGCGTCACCGAGCATCTGGAGGCGGCCGGCCTCTCGGTCGACGTCTACGACGAGTCCGAGCGGGAACCGTCCGTCGAGGCCGCCGAACGCTGCATCGAGTACGTCCGCGAGTCCGCGGGCGAGGCGGGGTACGACTTCTACGTCGGCCTCGGCGGCGGCAGTTGCATGGACACCGCGAAGGTGGCGCGCGCGGTCATCGCCAACGGCGGGTCGCCCCTCGACTACATCGCCGAACCGACCGGCGACGGGAAGGCGCTGACGGAGTCCGGCGACCCCCTCGTACTGATGCCGACGACGGCCGGCACGGGCGCGGAGATCTCGCCCGTCGCCATCCTCTCGGTCCCCGAGAAGGAGATAAAGGAGGGCATCTCCAGCAACCACGTGCGCGCCGACGCCGCCGTCCTCGACCCGACGCTCACGACGACGCTCCCGCCGGACCTCACCGCCAAGACGGCGATGGACGCCCTCGGGCACGCCATCGAAGGGTACACGACGCACGAGTACGACTCGCTCCTGCGACCGACGGACCCGGCGGACCGACCCGTCTACGCCGGGCGGACGCCCCTGACGGAGATGTTCTCCGAGAAGGCCATCGACCTGCTGTCGAACAACGTCCGGGCGGCGGTCCACAACGGCGACGACCTGGAGACGCGCGAGAACATGCTGCAGGGGGCGCTGTTCGGTGCAATCGCGGGGCTGACCGCCGGCGCGAGCCTCTGCCACGCGATGGCGTACCCGGTCGGCAATCGCTACCACACGAAACACGGCGAGACCATCGCCGTCCTCACGCCCGCCAGTACCATCGACTACAACGCCGCGAGCGACCCCGGCCGATTCGCCGACGTGGCGGAGATGTTCGGCGTCGACACGACCGGCATGACCGACAGGGAGGCCGCAGACGCCCTCCAATCGCAGTACGTCCAGCTTCAACAGGACCAGAACGTCCTGCCGAGCGGACTCGCCGAACTCGCCGACATCACCGAGGAGGACGTCGATTGGCTGGCCAGACAGACCGTCGAGACGCAGCAGCGACTGCTCCGGTGTAACCCGCGTCCGGTGACCGAGGACGACGTGCGCGACATCTTCCTCGACGCACTCCACAACTGGGAGGACTGA
- a CDS encoding N-acyl homoserine lactonase family protein produces MVEATIDVIHRGGLECDLNYLVEGNTLGSHDEPNPDTDYVEIPVWNLVIDHPEATILWDTGNHEDALDGHWPEGLTQAFYPHDAREHSLDGDLADAGYDLSDIDAVFQTHLHLDHAGGLHHFDGTDVPVYVHEEELKFAYYSAKTDEGSAAYVLDDFDHDLNWQVLHQDRETHFEDVEFLRLPGHTPGLTGTMIHLDDHGTLLFAGDEIYQDVNYEDEVPLGAGLLWSGRHWFDSLQTLRDLQRRHDAEVVYGHDPEQFEEIRSGWS; encoded by the coding sequence ATGGTAGAGGCGACCATCGACGTCATCCATCGCGGCGGACTGGAGTGCGACCTGAACTACCTCGTCGAGGGGAACACCCTCGGGTCGCACGACGAACCGAATCCGGACACGGACTACGTCGAGATTCCGGTGTGGAACCTCGTCATCGACCACCCCGAGGCGACGATTCTGTGGGACACCGGCAACCACGAGGACGCCCTCGACGGCCACTGGCCCGAGGGACTCACGCAGGCGTTCTATCCGCACGACGCGCGGGAACACTCCCTCGACGGTGACCTCGCTGACGCGGGCTACGACCTCTCGGACATCGACGCCGTCTTCCAGACGCACCTGCACCTCGACCACGCCGGCGGCCTGCACCACTTCGACGGCACGGACGTGCCCGTGTACGTCCACGAGGAGGAACTGAAGTTCGCCTACTACTCCGCGAAGACCGACGAGGGAAGCGCCGCGTACGTCCTCGACGACTTCGACCACGACCTGAACTGGCAGGTGCTCCATCAGGACCGCGAGACGCACTTCGAGGACGTCGAGTTCCTGCGTCTCCCGGGCCACACGCCCGGCCTCACCGGGACGATGATTCACCTCGACGACCACGGCACACTGCTGTTCGCCGGCGACGAAATCTATCAGGACGTCAACTACGAGGACGAGGTGCCCCTCGGCGCGGGCCTCCTCTGGAGCGGACGCCACTGGTTCGACAGCCTGCAGACGCTCAGAGACCTCCAGCGGCGTCACGACGCCGAGGTGGTGTACGGGCACGACCCCGAGCAGTTCGAGGAGATTCGGTCGGGGTGGTCGTAG